The Deltaproteobacteria bacterium genome contains a region encoding:
- the thrH gene encoding bifunctional phosphoserine phosphatase/homoserine phosphotransferase ThrH has protein sequence MLACLDLEGVLTPEIWINVSKKTGIQELALTTRDIPDYDVLMKKRLKILKENNLKLKDIQQVIATMQPLEGAKDFLQWLKSEFQVIILSDTFYEFAAPLMKQLDYPCLFCHQLEINAKGEIANYKLRMPDQKRASVRALKALNFKVIAAGDSYNDTAMLLEAHRGILFRPPPNVIAEFPQFPVTTTYAELISQFNQAKSQLQ, from the coding sequence ATGCTGGCGTGCTTAGATTTAGAAGGGGTTTTGACTCCAGAAATATGGATCAACGTTTCTAAAAAAACGGGTATTCAAGAGCTTGCTTTAACCACCCGAGACATCCCCGACTACGATGTTTTGATGAAAAAACGGCTCAAGATTTTAAAAGAAAATAATTTAAAATTAAAAGATATCCAACAGGTGATTGCCACCATGCAGCCATTAGAGGGCGCCAAAGATTTTTTACAATGGTTGAAAAGTGAATTTCAAGTCATTATTTTGTCAGACACTTTTTATGAATTTGCTGCCCCGTTGATGAAGCAACTCGATTACCCCTGTTTGTTTTGTCACCAATTAGAAATTAATGCGAAAGGCGAGATCGCTAACTACAAACTTCGGATGCCCGATCAAAAACGCGCCTCGGTGCGGGCCTTAAAGGCGCTTAATTTTAAAGTGATTGCAGCAGGTGATTCTTACAACGATACGGCAATGTTGTTGGAGGCACATCGGGGCATTTTGTTCCGCCCCCCCCCTAATGTGATTGCCGAATTTCCACAATTTCCCGTTACCACGACTTACGCTGAATTGATTAGCCAGTTTAATCAGGCCAAGTCGCAACTACAGTAA